A genomic window from Prunus persica cultivar Lovell chromosome G2, Prunus_persica_NCBIv2, whole genome shotgun sequence includes:
- the LOC18785876 gene encoding voltage-gated hydrogen channel 1: MKIASSQIQIQQPGPPTTTTTTTTNSFSVESTEASIQSLTRSWHRRQHWHRFFWFDNNNSTQFQDLNLTPWRTHLANFLESAPIHVISISLLIVDLILTILELSSSLLTKCNNSPNKNKKTTPEIWYHWVGIAILALLSAKTMAQAVGLGMRTFLRRRPGYVIDGVVLMGALVLEAFFERKGGGLLVVVSLWRVVRVVESAFELSDEAIEAQIQSVVCQFEMLKEENRRLAETISEQDKIIEKLQEDLDQYSTR, from the coding sequence ATGAAAATTGCCTCATCTCAGATTCAAATTCAACAACCTGGGCCtcccacaaccaccaccaccaccaccaccaactcATTCTCTGTTGAATCCACTGAAGCCTCAATCCAGAGCCTGACAAGGAGCTGGCATAGAAGGCAACATTGGCAcaggtttttttggtttgataataataattccaCACAATTTCAAGACCTAAATTTAACACCATGGAGAACCCACTTGGCCAATTTTCTAGAGTCTGCACCAATCCATGTGATTTCTATCTCCCTCCTCATTGTAGATCTCATCCTCACCATCCTTGAACTCTCCTCATCTTTGCTAACCAAGTGCAACAACTCaccaaacaagaacaaaaaaaccacACCAGAAATTTGGTACCATTGGGTGGGCATTGCTATCCTCGCCCTGCTTTCGGCAAAGACGATGGCTCAAGCTGTGGGGCTTGGCATGCGTACGTTTCTCCGGCGGCGTCCCGGTTACGTCATTGACGGCGTCGTTTTGATGGGTGCGCTGGTTTTAGAAGCTTTTTTCGAGAGGAAGGGAGGGGGGCTGCTTGTTGTGGTGAGTTTGTGGCGTGTTGTTAGGGTTGTAGAGAGTGCTTTTGAGTTGAGCGATGAGGCCATTGAAGCGCAGATTCAAAGTGTTGTTTGCCAGTTTGAGATGCTGAAGGAAGAGAACAGGAGACTCGCAGAGACCATTAGTGAGCAGGACAAGATTATCGAGAAGCTCCAGGAAGATTTAGATCAATATTCTACTCGCTAG
- the LOC18786665 gene encoding uncharacterized protein LOC18786665, with amino-acid sequence MGSSQISTEEWKSLFPISSVFKPPLLLSNPSLKPILGPLIFNPKPNSTTLLFSSSSSLLAPLPPLPHLSLPRFLLTSPSDSAPLPSSVPSVASFLGPHHPKSDVSSSLLYNRLEFLQCPQINTVVVFFPTGENSDQVGFLQLVLKGSTFDVKVDENGGVFASRRWFSYRISRISVNPIPGFSSLRGNGSCVTIGYLLASTMYSVHWFIVKVGDFGPNSDSRVSLVHLGSKIFKTCCVVHACWSPHLLEESVVLLENGDLFLFDLDSRLKTPHTLNANFKFNGTRLKVPWDIDDGSGSSRNYRWLSCEFSWHPRLLIVARSDAVFLVDLRAHECNVSCLMKIEMLHLYAFIEKEQFLVLSKAGSDDFHFVLASDTLLVVCDVRKPLMPVLQWAHGLDKPSYVDVLRLSELRSQSRDDKFNWASDSGFCIIVGSFWNCEFSIFCYGPSLPAPIGSVASKIAELRKSFYAWELPSDLLLSGHECHCGSCLVKEEFSKDALPEWIDWQQKKEIVLGFGIVNKDLSALLSEPDEFGGFTLIRLLSSGKLELQRYCASFDSVQKVEESHGEHLLFKDYLLYSLVDEEYKFPRRFKYLKLDYLCGYLNGNLDEVLDDKIKIPYNDQGKELFSSEFHETLCKKLDACGFGKFRSSPAVTSVLNDISLPASIHEVVLKRLWSGLPIELLQLAFSNNSEILEVLVDKNRVALEFSVVPDLSQLPPFILRKSSCRSNKWSQKVQPGDALVGPVLPLPVLLALHEYRNGCPNSDEKSGRFSVEAEINRSCDEVMQVTGELAVSISEAEIVNNPVTSLANDGDETWRSSQKSKPFFSYQPVAAKGSPQGKSVYKDDRFDTLISKVSDKKHVSNDNQDNVGLELFDDLCPVELRFDASSLKFEQKELEAYSKLKGEFLKWQKSFDLYQEFCSRIESKSS; translated from the coding sequence ATGGGGTCGTCTCAGATCTCCACAGAAGAATGGAAATCTCTCTTCCCAATTTCCTCAGTCTTCAAGCCTCCCCTCCTCCTTTCAAACCCTTCTCTAAAACCCATCCTGGGTCCTCTGATCTTCAACCCTAAACCCAACTCCACAACcctccttttctcttcttcctcttctctccttGCCCCTCTCCCTCCTTTacctcatctctctctaccTCGTTTTCTCCTCACTTCCCCCTCTGACTCTGCCCCTCTTCCCTCCTCCGTTCCCTCCGTAGCCTCCTTCTTGGGCCCGCACCACCCCAAAAGCGACGTATCCTCGTCTCTCCTCTACAACCGTCTTGAATTCCTACAGTGCCCGCAGATTAACACCGTCGTTGTATTCTTCCCCACCGGTGAAAACTCTGATCAAGTTGGGTTCTTGCAGTTGGTGTTAAAAGGTTCGACCTTTGATGTCAAAGTGGATGAAAACGGAGGGGTTTTCGCTTCCAGGCGGTGGTTTAGTTATCGGATTTCGAGGATTTCAGTGAACCCGATTCCGGGGTTTTCGAGTTTAAGAGGTAATGGTTCTTGTGTGACAATTGGGTATTTATTGGCTTCTACTATGTACTCTGTGCATTGGTTTATTGTAAAGGTTGGAGATTTTGGTCCAAATTCAGATAGTAGGGTTAGTTTAGTTCATTTGGGTAGTAAGATTTTCAAGACTTGCTGTGTTGTACATGCTTGTTGGAGTCCACATTTATTGGAAGAGAGTGTGGTCTTGTTAGAGAATGGTGATTTATTCTTGTTTGATTTGGACTCTCGTCTAAAAACCCCCCACACTTTGAatgcaaatttcaaatttaatgggACCAGATTGAAAGTGCCCTGGGATATTGATGATGGTTCGGGTAGTTCACGAAATTATAGGTGGTTGAGTTGTGAGTTCAGTTGGCACCCTAGACTTTTGATAGTTGCACGTTCAGATGCAGTTTTCTTAGTTGATTTGAGGGCCCATGAGTGTAATGTTAGTTGTTTGATGAAAATTGAGATGTTGCATTTGTATGCCTTCATTGAAAAGGAGCAGTTCCTTGTGCTTTCGAAGGCAGGTTCTGATGATTTTCactttgttttggcttctgaCACTTTGTTAGTTGTTTGTGATGTGCGCAAGCCATTGATGCCAGTGTTGCAATGGGCTCATGGCCTTGATAAACCAAGTTATGTTGATGTTTTAAGACTGTCAGAGTTGAGGTCACAGTCGAGGGATGACAAATTTAATTGGGCTTCTGACTCGGGTTTTTGCATTATAGTGGGGTCGTTTTGGAATTGTGAGTTTAGTATCTTTTGCTATGGACCTTCCCTCCCAGCTCCGATAGGATCAGTAGCTTCGAAAATAGCAGAACTTCGGAAATCCTTCTATGCATGGGAGCTCCCTTCAGATCTTTTATTGTCAGGACATGAGTGCCATTGCGGAAGCTGTCTTGTAAAAGAAGAGTTTTCAAAAGACGCTCTTCCTGAATGGATTGATTGGCagcagaagaaagaaattgttTTGGGCTTCGGCATTGTAAACAAAGATCTGTCTGCTCTGCTTTCTGAACCAGATGAATTTGGTGGTTTTACATTGATAAGGCTTTTGTCCTCAGGGAAGCTTGAATTACAGAGATATTGTGCATCGTTTGATTCTGTACAAAAAGTAGAAGAATCACACGGAGAACATTTGCTTTTTAAGGATTATTTGCTGTACTCCCTAGTTGATGAGGAATACAAATTTCCTAGGAGATTTAAGTACCTTAAACTTGACTACCTCTGTGGTTATCTGAATGGTAATCTTGATGAAGTCTTAgatgacaaaataaaaattccctATAATGATCAAGGGAAGGAACTTTTTAGCTCAGAGTTTCATGAAACTTTATGCAAAAAGTTAGATGCTTGTGGTTTTGGTAAGTTTAGATCATCTCCTGCAGTTACAAGTGTTTTAAATGACATTAGCTTGCCCGCAAGCATACACGAGGTTGTTTtgaagagattgtggtcaggGTTGCCCATTGAGCTTCTGCAACTGGCCTTTTCTAACAACTCTGAAATCCTTGAAGTGCTTGTGGACAAAAATAGGGTGGCTTTGGAATTCTCTGTAGTACCAGACCTATCTCAGTTGCCTCCTTTCATTTTAAGGAAGTCTTCATGCCGCAGCAATAAGTGGTCACAGAAAGTGCAACCTGGTGATGCCCTTGTGGGTCcagttcttcctcttcctgtTTTGCTTGCACTTCATGAATATCGCAATGGATGTCCGAATTCAGATGAAAAATCAGGTAGATTTTCAGTAGAGGCAGAAATCAATCGCAGCTGTGATGAGGTCATGCAGGTCACCGGTGAACTCGCTGTTTCTATTTCTGAGGCTGAGATTGTCAATAATCCAGTGACGTCCCTTGCTAATGATGGAGACGAGACATGGAGAAGCTCTCAAAAGTCAAAACCTTTCTTTTCATATCAGCCAGTTGCGGCTAAAGGATCTCCACAGGGCAAATCTGTTTATAAGGATGACAGGTTTGACACCTTAATTTCTAAAGTGTCTGATAAGAAGCATGTATCCAACGACAATCAGGATAATGTCGGACTAGAACTATTTGATGATCTTTGCCCTGTAGAGTTGAGATTTGATGCTTCTTCCCTGAAGTTTGAACAGAAGGAATTGGAGGCGTATTCTAAATTGAAGGGGGAATTCTTAAAATGGCAAAAGAGCTTTGACTTGTATCAAGAATTCTGCTCTCGGATTGAATCAAAAAGCTCATAA
- the LOC18785756 gene encoding uncharacterized protein LOC18785756: MQQSQAHQVHKELQDAFAQLESIRYEVRSISLMNPGPMARRLMDNPQDPASLSGFASLLTTSLYVFLRANSSLEKPKEELKSRNTVVKDDTFRTSDSPNLHSQATAYAKLAESDVVKTGSLKSSAEQENLKDESGLFIVLPISAESTGMLPNRKENVKGTDIVLEALVEAEVARNAKDFFSQPENQIQ; the protein is encoded by the exons ATGCAGCAGTCTCAAGCCCACCAG GTTCATAAAGAACTTCAAGATGCATTCGCTCAACTAGAGTCGATTCGTTATGAAGTCCGGAGTATATCACTTATGAATCCTGGTCCTATGGCTCGAAGGCTGATGGATAATCCTCAAGACCCGGCTTCTCTGAGTG GTTTTGCTTCTCTCCTAACTACCAGTTTATATGTATTCTTAAGGGCCAACAGTTCACTTGAGAAGCCTAAGGAGGAGCTGAAGTCAAGAAATACTGTTGTGAAG GATGATACTTTCAGAACCTCAGACTCACCTAATTTGCATAGCCAAGCAACTGCGTATGCAAAGTTGGCTGAATCTGATGTTGTGAAGACTGGCTCTTTGAAGAGCAGTGCAGAGCAAGAAAACCTTAAAGATGAAAGTGGTCTTTTCATTGTCCTCCCAATTTCAGCTGAAAGCACTGGGATGCTACCAAATCGCAAAG AGAATGTTAAGGGAACAGACATTGTGTTGGAAGCATTAGTTGAAGCAGAGGTAGCACGTAATGCCAAAGATTTCTTTTCACAGCCTGAAAATCAAATACAGTGA
- the LOC18786898 gene encoding probable aldo-keto reductase 2 produces MSFLNVLYHVIYKVGELKKLVEEGKVKYIGLSEASASTIRRAHAVHPITAVQLEWSLWSRDVEEDIIPTCRELGIGIVAYSPLGRGFFSSGAKFFENLPNDDFRKYLPRFQAENLEHNKTIFEQVRDLAARKGCTPSQLALAWVHHQGNDVCLIPGTTKIENFNQNIGALSVKLTPEELAELETFASVDAVKGGRYQNDFSTWKNSETPPVSSWKAT; encoded by the exons ATGTCATTCCTTAACGTCCTTTATCATGTCATTTACAAGGTTGGGGAACTCAAGAAACTAGTTGAAGAAGGTAAGGTAAAGTACATTGGCCTATCCGAGGCCTCTGCTTCCACAATAAGAAGGGCACACGCTGTTCATCCAATAACAGCTGTGCAGTTGGAGTGGTCATTGTGGTCAAGAGATGTGGAGGAAGATATAATTCCTACTTGCCG GGAACTTGGCATCGGCATTGTTGCATACAGTCCTCTAGGAAGAGGATTCTTTTCATCAGGAGCTAAGTTCTTTGAAAATCTTCCTAATGATGATTTCCGAAAG TATCTACCTAGGTTCCAAGCCGAAAACCTAGAGCATAATAAAACAATATTCGAGCAGGTTCGTGATCTTGCGGCAAGGAAGGGGTGCACCCCATCTCAGCTAGCACTGGCCTGGGTTCATCATCAAGGAAACGATGTGTGTCTGATACCTGGAACCACCAAGATTGAGAATTTTAACCAGAACATTGGTGCTCTCTCTGTGAAACTGACACCAGAAGAACTGGCTGAGCTTGAAACTTTTGCTTCTGTCGATGCCGTTAAAGGTGGCAGATATCAGAATGACTTTAGTACTTGGAAGAACTCTGAAACTCCTCCAGTGTCTTCATGGAAAGCCACATGA